The Entelurus aequoreus isolate RoL-2023_Sb linkage group LG23, RoL_Eaeq_v1.1, whole genome shotgun sequence genome has a window encoding:
- the LOC133641008 gene encoding neuroendocrine protein 7B2 isoform X2, with the protein MTEMSSAVRLSLLGLLVVLQLDGAAARSAPGAGQVSEADIQRLLHGVMEQLGIARPRVEYPAHQATNIVGPQSIQGGAHEGLQHLGPYGNIPNIVAELAGDNVPKDFSDDHSYPDPPNPCPLGKTADGCMENAPDTAEFSREFQKHGHLYDPGNQYPALMKWNKELLYQKLKGGAKRRKRSVSNPYLMGQRLDNVVAKKSVPDFLEEEEASTMPASTKPTN; encoded by the exons ATGACGGAGATGAGCTCGGCGGTGCGGTTATCGCTGCTGGGGCTCCTGGTGGTCCTGCAGCTCGATGGTGCTGCGGCCCGCAGTGCCCCCGGGGCTGGTCAGGTGTCCGAGGCCGACATCCAGCGCCTCCTGCACGGCGTCATGGAGCAGCTGGGCATCGCTCGGCCCAGGGTGGAGTATCCAGCCCACCAGGCCACCAACATCGTTGGGCCGCAAAGCATACAGG GCGGTGCTCACGAGGGGCTGCAGCACCTTGGTCCTTACGGGAATATTCCCAACATTGTTGCTGAGCTGGCAGGGGACAATGTTCCCAAAGACTTCAGTGATGATCACAGCTACCCGGACCCTCCAAACCCTTGTCCCCTCGGAAAGACGG CTGACGGGTGTATGGAAAACGCTCCAGACACAGCCGAATTCAGCCGGGAGTTCCAGAAGCACGGACACTTGTATGACCCGGGAAACCAGTACCCAGCTCTGATGAAGTGG AATAAGGAACTTCTGTACCAAAAACTGAAGGGTGGCGCAAAGCGGAGAAAAAGG AGCGTCAGCAACCCCTACCTGATGGGCCAGAGACTGGACAACGTGGTGGCCAAGAAATCTGTCCCCGACTTCTTGGAGGAAGAGGAGGCGTCGACCATGCCTGCAAGCACCAAACCcacaaattaa
- the LOC133641008 gene encoding neuroendocrine protein 7B2 isoform X1, translating to MTEMSSAVRLSLLGLLVVLQLDGAAARSAPGAGQVSEADIQRLLHGVMEQLGIARPRVEYPAHQATNIVGPQSIQGGAHEGLQHLGPYGNIPNIVAELAGDNVPKDFSDDHSYPDPPNPCPLGKTVADGCMENAPDTAEFSREFQKHGHLYDPGNQYPALMKWNKELLYQKLKGGAKRRKRSVSNPYLMGQRLDNVVAKKSVPDFLEEEEASTMPASTKPTN from the exons ATGACGGAGATGAGCTCGGCGGTGCGGTTATCGCTGCTGGGGCTCCTGGTGGTCCTGCAGCTCGATGGTGCTGCGGCCCGCAGTGCCCCCGGGGCTGGTCAGGTGTCCGAGGCCGACATCCAGCGCCTCCTGCACGGCGTCATGGAGCAGCTGGGCATCGCTCGGCCCAGGGTGGAGTATCCAGCCCACCAGGCCACCAACATCGTTGGGCCGCAAAGCATACAGG GCGGTGCTCACGAGGGGCTGCAGCACCTTGGTCCTTACGGGAATATTCCCAACATTGTTGCTGAGCTGGCAGGGGACAATGTTCCCAAAGACTTCAGTGATGATCACAGCTACCCGGACCCTCCAAACCCTTGTCCCCTCGGAAAGACGG TAGCTGACGGGTGTATGGAAAACGCTCCAGACACAGCCGAATTCAGCCGGGAGTTCCAGAAGCACGGACACTTGTATGACCCGGGAAACCAGTACCCAGCTCTGATGAAGTGG AATAAGGAACTTCTGTACCAAAAACTGAAGGGTGGCGCAAAGCGGAGAAAAAGG AGCGTCAGCAACCCCTACCTGATGGGCCAGAGACTGGACAACGTGGTGGCCAAGAAATCTGTCCCCGACTTCTTGGAGGAAGAGGAGGCGTCGACCATGCCTGCAAGCACCAAACCcacaaattaa